The following coding sequences lie in one Zingiber officinale cultivar Zhangliang chromosome 2B, Zo_v1.1, whole genome shotgun sequence genomic window:
- the LOC122045867 gene encoding thylakoid lumenal 29 kDa protein, chloroplastic-like isoform X2, giving the protein MAAVSFLSAPTLLRFRPRSLLQRGVCCYLKADDFALADAGERCLPTRRDVLKCLGAAVGMELVATSGPFAEVSYAADLIQRRQRSEFQSSIKDTLSKAIKEHSDLIPSILILALNDAMTYDKATKSGGPNGSIRLSPEIGRPENSGLSASLDLLVDAKKEIDSYSKGGPISFADLIQYAAQSALKKTFIDSAIKKCGGKEDKGIFLYSVYGSNGQWGLFDRQFGRKDAEAPDPEGRIPQWNKASVQEMKEKFIAIGFGPRQLAVMSAFLGPDQLATESFLSTDPDVRPWVEKYQRSRETVSQTDYEVDLITTLTKLSTLGQQIDYEAYTYPPKKIELSKLKL; this is encoded by the exons ATGGCGGCAGTTTCCTTCCTCTCCGCCCCGACTTTACTCCGCTTCCGTCCTCGCTCTCTTCTA CAAAGAGGGGTTTGCTGCTATCTCAAAGCCGATGACTTTGCCCTTGCCGACGCAGGCGAAAGATGCCTGCCGACTAGAAGGGATGTTCTTAAATGCTTGGGTGCTGCAGTTGGCATG GAATTGGTTGCAACCTCAGGGCCATTCGCCGAAGTTTCCTATGCTGCTGATTTGATTCAACGTCGGCAGCGTTCTGAGTTCCAAT CAAGTATCAAAGATACTCTCTCTAAAGCTATAAAG GAACATTCAGATCTTATTCCATCCATACTTATTCTCGCACTGAATGATGCCATGACATATGACAAG GCTACAAAATCTGGAGGCCCCAATGGATCAATTCGCTTAAG CCCTGAAATAGGGAGACCTGAAAATAGCGGGCTTTCTGCTTCATTGGATCTCCTAGTTGATGCCAAGAAAGAGATAGACTCATATTCCAAAGGTGGTCCAATTTCATTTGCAGACCTTATCCAGTATGCTG CCCAATCAGCTTTAAAGAAAACCTTTATTGATTCTGCAATCAAGAAATGTGGAGGGAAGGAAGACAAAGGAATATTTCTTTATTCGGTATATGGCTCTAATGGTCAG TGGGGCTTGTTTGACAGACAATTTGGGCGAAAAGATGCTGAGGCTCCTGATCCAGAAGGAAGAATCCCTCAATGGAACAAGGCTTCCGTTCAGGAAATGAAAGAAAAGTTCATTGCCATTGGCTTTGGTCCTCGCCAG CTTGCAGTGATGTCTGCATTTCTCGGTCCTGATCAGTTGGCAACAGAGAGCTTTTTGTCAACTGATCCTGATGTCCGACCATGGGTTGAGAAGTATCAACGAAGCCGAGAAACTGTATCTCAAACCGATTATGAG GTTGATCTTATAACAACACTCACAAAACTGAGCACTCTAGGCCAGCAAATAGATTATGAAGCATACACATATCCTCCGAAGAAGATCGAGTTGAGCAAATTAAAATTGTGA
- the LOC122045867 gene encoding thylakoid lumenal 29 kDa protein, chloroplastic-like isoform X1 — MAAVSFLSAPTLLRFRPRSLLKQRGVCCYLKADDFALADAGERCLPTRRDVLKCLGAAVGMELVATSGPFAEVSYAADLIQRRQRSEFQSSIKDTLSKAIKEHSDLIPSILILALNDAMTYDKATKSGGPNGSIRLSPEIGRPENSGLSASLDLLVDAKKEIDSYSKGGPISFADLIQYAAQSALKKTFIDSAIKKCGGKEDKGIFLYSVYGSNGQWGLFDRQFGRKDAEAPDPEGRIPQWNKASVQEMKEKFIAIGFGPRQLAVMSAFLGPDQLATESFLSTDPDVRPWVEKYQRSRETVSQTDYEVDLITTLTKLSTLGQQIDYEAYTYPPKKIELSKLKL; from the exons ATGGCGGCAGTTTCCTTCCTCTCCGCCCCGACTTTACTCCGCTTCCGTCCTCGCTCTCTTCTA AAGCAAAGAGGGGTTTGCTGCTATCTCAAAGCCGATGACTTTGCCCTTGCCGACGCAGGCGAAAGATGCCTGCCGACTAGAAGGGATGTTCTTAAATGCTTGGGTGCTGCAGTTGGCATG GAATTGGTTGCAACCTCAGGGCCATTCGCCGAAGTTTCCTATGCTGCTGATTTGATTCAACGTCGGCAGCGTTCTGAGTTCCAAT CAAGTATCAAAGATACTCTCTCTAAAGCTATAAAG GAACATTCAGATCTTATTCCATCCATACTTATTCTCGCACTGAATGATGCCATGACATATGACAAG GCTACAAAATCTGGAGGCCCCAATGGATCAATTCGCTTAAG CCCTGAAATAGGGAGACCTGAAAATAGCGGGCTTTCTGCTTCATTGGATCTCCTAGTTGATGCCAAGAAAGAGATAGACTCATATTCCAAAGGTGGTCCAATTTCATTTGCAGACCTTATCCAGTATGCTG CCCAATCAGCTTTAAAGAAAACCTTTATTGATTCTGCAATCAAGAAATGTGGAGGGAAGGAAGACAAAGGAATATTTCTTTATTCGGTATATGGCTCTAATGGTCAG TGGGGCTTGTTTGACAGACAATTTGGGCGAAAAGATGCTGAGGCTCCTGATCCAGAAGGAAGAATCCCTCAATGGAACAAGGCTTCCGTTCAGGAAATGAAAGAAAAGTTCATTGCCATTGGCTTTGGTCCTCGCCAG CTTGCAGTGATGTCTGCATTTCTCGGTCCTGATCAGTTGGCAACAGAGAGCTTTTTGTCAACTGATCCTGATGTCCGACCATGGGTTGAGAAGTATCAACGAAGCCGAGAAACTGTATCTCAAACCGATTATGAG GTTGATCTTATAACAACACTCACAAAACTGAGCACTCTAGGCCAGCAAATAGATTATGAAGCATACACATATCCTCCGAAGAAGATCGAGTTGAGCAAATTAAAATTGTGA
- the LOC122045868 gene encoding protein virilizer homolog — translation MKKAQDMGRSEPCILFAQSFVHSQLDEYVDEVIFAEPVVITACEFVEQNASPSAPNVSLIGATSPPSFALEIFVHCEGESRFRRLCQPFLYSHSSSNVLEVEAIVTNHLVVRGSYRSLTLIVYGNTAEDLGQFNIGFDMDNSLANVVCSPSEGKLEDLPPALHSNKLLFVEPTASLKFMSLPFTKFKVSPHLKQFLLLAVKLSEVPDVENQLSEIVGNVVSAVLSCVRNMSSTSTFYWDQNMELGITDYKRDSEKLNDAVPQASKELLELGRFKGVFTDNWSPDDIAGSETAEALISDLLIGMFNKFDTFKSTLNAELQLVSQNKQMILLLGLALLFCCWRKGCFHFVNSGGMETIVHLLDCKMQNSPAVVLMLLGVVECATRHGIGCEGFLGWWPRGNESYPDGNSNGYSILLRLLLGKQRHDVASLASYILHRLRVYEVAARYESVVLSLLDNPSRDHVMVAEGIELLVAASSHLKQIAKLINLYEPIEDPSPATFAQKLSILGLPEGFLSYKATIDGITTSKYTFARWDVDLCLLSLLEERGFFPLSAALLSSPVLRSSNDKQADVFMEITTSVEYALLNFLFHRSGLCFLLAHREATELLVLSLQDVEETTKKECMTLRQAAVFLSKGFICHPQEVAMITELHLKVGIAIDLLLATDPHSDELLWILWELCAISRSDSGRQALLVLCHFPEVVSVLLDTLRSYTELEPTVKRNETSPLSLAIFHSAAEIFEIIVTDSSASSLSSWIGHAVELHKALHFSSHGTNRKDAPTRLLEWIDAGVVYHKNGAIGLLRYAAVLASGGDAHLSSSSILVSDTIDVENVIGDLTNNSDAQIVDNLLGKLVSDKYFDGVTLCNSSIVQLTTTFRILAFISDDPVVAASLFEEGAVTLVYVVLVNCKSMVERLSNSYDYLVDDGAEYNTTTDILLDRSHDQSLIDLMIPSLLLLINLLKKLQDAKDQYRNKKLMNALLQLHREVSLKLAACAADLSFPYPSSTVGFSAVCHLLTSSLACWPVFGWTPGLFHCILESVQATSSLALGPKDACSIFCLLGDLFPDEDIWLWKNEMPPLSALRTLSIGTLLGPQAEKDINWHLHPEHTSVLLIRLTPQLDRVGQIVLHFAFSALLVIQDMLRVFIIRIACQKEECAVVLLRPIFSWLDSHIDETSSSEMDTFKVYQLLHFISSLLEHPHAKLLLLKMQALRIMGKVLLRCCNIFKTEGKLSLDSRVPSKNISMLTWSFPVLKSLSLVFTSQSPVKQSPSLEREVDSIINEESFFIVHQILVLLQVLPVGRELLSCLLTFMAIVSCCQGRSALASVVFDKQKRDEGTSDGNMYVANDWRSSPFLSCLIKLAQSLDAKEGSEAVVVDILCSLSLSALHLTAQDDKLDGISILKCLFGLSSDVNHTEDEKLKNVCDTIENLEQKIIDDEDIALLVGKATLCQVKDSLKSMLSLLQGPSSSFGSVSEMSRSDELPLSNIWMLNQDVKEISNEFSTGEFAEKFMWDCVDSSLDRQLTPALSSRRKLALADGPNKRARESLGPEAVGSSALSRGMSIASASSAPTRRDTFRHRKPNTSRPPSMHVDDYVARERNIDGASNGPNAGSSVRGISISGRPPSIHVDEFMARQKERQNTMNTAVGDSSQFKHLMHANSSYSGKPDKPQPMKTDLDDDLQGINIVFDEESESDEQLPFPQPDESLCPPVVIGESSPSLVAADIEGDADETTRLSVEPPSSSRDGSLRAGNPLGKLASMSEVPASQEVHASSENFTGMAGENSSCEQSEESKYVSPNDGSRISIHHLSKTMGFSHHTQNLSPAAPLSSSTLHHSNSPQRGTDGSISSVSHDKSRLLMNQPPLPPMPPPVAASTHILEPAGSHTLPFSNSGRDMQPPIPSGYPPRFFDPQSDNAPSTSSSSFANAQPGVDSKLHWNMTSSSRFRSDSFTSTTSVQSVPPLPPVPPPFSASVNHSSKIFSGSQAQVSNPITNSGAQTHIASNNLNSTNYGALSVSGNSFTSYSLPMFSPPLFINRPASVSGTFFSSSSMQNIQNTSSLSQHFTGSQFALQSVLPRPPPPQPQLPRPAQQLALPNQHLQTQSDQAIQLQQNPVQVQVNQLQVPQQIQVPRVQLYYQTQQQESLLQPTQSMLEQVQQPAQNLQAENSQFQQKDSGMTLQQYFSSPEAIQSLLSDRDKLCQLLEQHPKLMQMLQERLGQQ, via the exons ATGAAAAAG GCACAAGATATGGGTCGTTCTGAACCATGCATCTTGTTTGCTCAATCATTCGTTCATTCTCAACTCGATGAATATGTTGATGAG GTCATTTTTGCAGAACCTGTTGTCATTACTGCTTGTGAGTTTGTTGAGCAGAATGCATCCCCTTCTGCACCAAATGTATCTCTTATTGG GGCCACTTCACCCCCTTCCTTTGCACTAGAGATTTTTGTTCATTGTGAAGGTGAATCGAGATTTAGGCGCCTTTGCCAGCCTTTTCTTTATtcacactcttcatccaatgTTTTGGAAGTTGAG GCCATAGTTACAAATCATTTGGTTGTCAGGGGAAGTTACCGAAGTCTTACTCTTATTGTTTATGGAAATACTGCTGAAGATCTTGGACAATTTAATATTGGATTTGATATGGACAATTCACTTGCAAATGTTGTTTGTTCCCCATCAGAAGGAAAACTTGAAGATCTTCCACCAGCATTGCATTCAAACAAGTTGTTGTTTGTAGAGCCCACTGCGTCCTTAAAATTCATGAGTTTACCTTTTACTAAATTCAAAGTTTCTCCTCATTTGAAGCAGTTTTTGCTGTTAGCTGTCAAGCTTAGTGAAGTTCCTGATGTGGAAAATCAGCTTTCTGAGATTGTAGGTAATGTTGTATCAGCTGTCCTGTCCTGTGTTAGGAACATGAGTAGCACCAGCACCTTTTACTGGGACCAAAATATGGAATTAGGAATCACTGACTACAAGAGAGATTCAGAGAAATTAAATGATGCTGTTCCTCAGGCTAGTAAAGAACTTCTTGAGCTTGGTAGATTCAAGGGTGTATTTACAGACAATTGGTCACCAGATGATATAGCTGGTTCGGAGACAGCTGAAGCACTTATCTCTGATTTGCTAATTGGCATGTTTAACAAATTTGACACCTTTAAGAGCACTTTAAATGCTGAGTTGCAATTAGTCTCTCAG AACAAACAAATGATTCTACTATTGGGATTGGCTCTTCTCTTTTGCTGTTGGAGAAAGGGATGCTTTCATTTTGTAAATAGCGGTGGCATGGAAACAATTGTTCATTTATTAGACTGCAAGATGCAAAATTCTCCGGCCGTCGTATTAATGTTGCTAGGTGTTGTTGAATGTGCTACTCGGCATGGCATAGGATGCGAAGGATTTTTAGGCTGGTGGCCGCGTGGAAATGAGAGTTACCCAGATGGTAACAGCAATGGTTATTCAATTTTGCTAAGGCTATTGTTGGGGAAGCAACGGCATGATGTTGCTTCTCTTGCATCATATATATTGCACCGTTTGCGGGTCTATGAAGTTGCAGCCAGATATGAG TCTGTAGTATTGTCTCTATTGGATAATCCATCTCGTGATCATGTGATGGTGGCTGAGGGGATTGAATTACTTGTCGCTGCCAGTTCTCATCTTAAGCAAATCGCG AAATTGATAAACCTATATGAGCCTATTGAAGATCCATCACCTGCCACCTTTGCACAAAAATTATCTATTTTGGGGCTACCAGAAGGCTTCTTGTCGTACAAAGCTACTATTGACGGCATAACAACTTCTAAATATACTTTTGCAAGATGGGATGTTGACTTGTGCTTGCTATCACTTCTtgag GAAAGGGGTTTCTTCCCACTCTCAGCAGCCCTCTTATCATCTCCTGTTTTGCGCTCATCAAATGACAAGCAAGCAGATGTTTTTATGGAGATTACAACTTCAGTTGAATATGCTCTTCTTAATTTTCTCTTTCATCGTTCAG GTCTTTGCTTCTTACTTGCTCATCGTGAAGCAACTGAACTTTTGGTTCTTTCTCTTCAAGATGTTGAAGAGACAACAAAAAAAGAGTGCATGACTCTTAGACAGGCAGCAGTTTTTCTATCAAAGGGATTCATTTGTCATCCACAGGAAGTTGCCATGATCACTGAGCTTCATCTCAAAGTG ggaATTGCTATTGATCTGTTGCTTGCAACAGATCCACATTCTGATGAACTTCTGTGGATTCTATGGGAGCTTTGTGCCATTTCCAG GTCTGACTCTGGTCGGCAAGCGTTGTTAGTTCTGTGTCACTTTCCTGAG GTGGTATCAGTTTTGTTGGACACACTGCGATCATACACAGAATTAGAGCCAACTGTTAAAAGAAATG AAACTTCCCCTTTGAGTCTAGCCATCTTCCATTCAGCTGCAGAAATATTTGAAATCATCGTGACAGACTCTTCTGCATCATCCCTCAGTTCTTGGATTGGACATGCTGTGGAACTTCATAAGGCTTTACACTTTTCTTCTCATGGGACCAACAGAAAAGATGCACCCACAAGGTTGCTAGAGTGGATAGATGCTGGTGTTGTTTATCATAAAAATGGGGCTATTGGCCTTCTACGATATGCTGCTGTTTTGGCTTCTGGTGGAGATGCTCATCTTAGTTCGTCTAGTATACTAGTATCTGACACAATTGATGTCGAAAATGTTATTGGTGACTTGACAAACAACTCAGATGCTCAGATTGTTGATAATCTTCTTGGGAAACTTGTCTCGGATAAGTACTTTGATGGAGTTACCCTGTGTAATAGTTCTATAGTTCAACTGACAACAACTTTTCGAATACTGGCATTTATATCAGATGATCCA GTTGTAGCAGCTTCTCTTTTTGAAGAAGGAGCAGTGACTCTTGTATATGTGGTGCTAGTCAATTGCAAATCAATGGTTGAACGATTGTCAAATAGTTATG ATTATCTTGTCGATGATGGCGCAGAATACAATACAACCACTGATATACTCCTGGATAGAAGTCATGATCAGAGTCTCATTGATCTGATGATTCCTTCGCTTCTCTTGCTGATAAATCTTCTTAAGAAATTACAA GACGCTAAAGACCAATATCGCAACAAAAAATTAATGAATGCCCTTTTGCAGTTACACCGAGAAGTAAG TCTGAAATTAGCAGCATGTGCCGCAGATTTGTCATTCCCCTATCCAAGCTCCACTGTTGGTTTTAGTGCTGTTTGTCATCTGCTTACATCGTCACTTGCATGCTGGCCAGTCTTTGGTTGGACACCTGGCCTTTTTCACTGCATTCTCGAGAGTGTTCAGGCAACTTCATCACTTGCTTTGGGTCCAAAAGATGCTTGCAGTATCTTTTGCCTTCTG GGTGATCTATTTCCAGATGAAGACATCtggttgtggaaaaatgaaatgcCTCCGCTAAGCGCACTTCGAACCTTGAGTATTGGGACATTATTAGGCCCTCAAGCAGAAAAAGACATCAACTGGCATTTGCATCCGGAACACACATCAGTTTTACTCATTCGGTTGACACCCCAACTTGACAGAGTTGGCCAAATTGTGTTGCATTTTGCATTTTCT GCTCTACTTGTTATACAAGATATGCTCCGGGTTTTCATTATTCGCATTGCTTGCCAAAAAGAAGAATGTGCAGTTGTCCTGCTGCGCCCAATATTTTCTTGGCTGGATTCTCATATTGATGAAACCTCCTCATCAGAAATGGATACTTTTAAG gtGTATCAGTTACTGCATTTCATTTCTAGTTTGTTGGAACATCCCCACGCCAAG TTGTTATTACTTAAGATGCAGGCATTAAGAATAATGGGAAAAGTTCTTCTAAGATGCTGTAATATATTTAAAACGGAGGGAAAGCTATCTCTTGATAGTAGAGTTCCCTCTAAAAACATTTCTATGCTTACTTGGAGCTTTCCTGTATTAAAGTCTCTGTCATTGGTGTTCACTTCACAATCCCCTGTAAAACAAAGTCCATCACTAGAGAG GGAAGTAGATAGCATCATCAATGAAGAAAGTTTCTTTATTGTACATCAAATCCTTGTACTATTACAG GTTTTACCTGTAGGAAGGGAGTTGCTATCATGTCTTCTCACTTTTATGGCAATAGTTTCATGCTGTCAGGGAAGAAGTGCTCTTGCGTCTGTAGTTTTTGATAAACAAAAACGTGATGAGGGGACTAGTGATGGAAATATGTATGTTGCGAACGATTGGAGAtcttctcctttcctttcttGCTTGATAAAACTTGCCCAGTCATTAGATGCCAAGGAGGGTTCTGAGGCTGTTGTGGTTGATATACTTTGTTCATTGTCTCTGTCTGCATTACATCTAACCGCACAAGATGACAA GTTGGACGGAATCTCGATTTTAAAATGCCTTTTTGGGCTTTCATCTGATGTCAATCATACTGAAGATGAGAAGTTGAAAAATGTGTGTGATACAATTGAAAATTTGGAGCAGAAAATTATTGATGATGAGGATATAGCTCTATTGGTAGGAAAGGCAACACTCTGTCAG GTCAAGGATTCCTTAAAGTCGATGTTATCGTTATTGCAAGGCCCTTCCAGTTCTTTTGGCTCTGTTTCAG AAATGTCAAGGTCTGATGAATTACCATTGTCAAACATTTGGATGTTGAACCAAGATGTTAAAGAAATTAGTAATGAATTTTCTACCGGAGAATTTGCAGAGAAATTCATGTGGGACTGTGTTGATTCTTCTCTTGATAGACAATTGACACCGGCCCTCTCTTCTAGAAGAAAATTGGCTTTGGCAGATGGACCAAACAAACGTGCACGTGAGAGCCTTGGGCCTGAAGCGGTTGGATCTAGTGCATTGTCTCGAGGAATGAGTATTGCTAGTGCTTCTTCAGCACCTACGCGGCGAGACACATTTCGCCATAGGAAGCCTAACACCAGTAGACCGCCTTCCATGCATGTTGATGATTATGTTGCTAGGGAGAGAAACATTGACGGTGCAAGTAATGGACCAAATGCAGGAAGTTCTGTTCGTGGGATTTCCATTAGTGGAAGACCTCCGTCGATACATGTGGATGAATTTATGGCAAGACAAAAGGAGCGCCAAAACACTATGAACACAGCAGTCGGTGATAGCTCACAGTTCAAGCACTTGATGCATGCCAATTCCAGCTATTCTGGTAAGCCAGATAAACCACAGCCAATGAAGACAGATCTAGACGATGATCTTCAAGGGATCAATATTGTGTTTGATGAGGAATCAGAATCTGACGAACAATTACCATTCCCTCAACCAGACGAAAGTTTGTGTCCCCCTGTTGTCATTGGAGAAAGTTCGCCAAGTTTGGTTGCTGCAGATATTGAAGGTGATGCAGACGAGACAACTCGGCTTTCTGTAGAACCACCTTCATCAAGTAGAGATGGAAGCTTACGTGCTGGTAATCCTTTAGGGAAATTAGCTTCAATGTCTGAAGTTCCAGCGTCTCAAGAAGTGCATGCTTCTTCAGAGAACTTTACTGGCATGGCTGGTGAAAATTCTTCTTGTGAGCAATCTGAGGAATCAAAATATGTGTCTCCTAATGATGGGTCAAGAATTTCTATTCACCATCTGTCAAAGACTATGGGATTTTCACACCACACACAGAATCTATCCCCTGCTGCACCTTTGTCATCCTCAACACTTCATCATAGTAACAGCCCACAGAGAGGTACTGACGGTTCCATATCTTCTGTATCACATGACAAATCAAGACTTCTAATGAACCAGCCTCCTTTGCCCCCAATGCCCCCTCCTGTTGCTGCATCAACTCACATTTTAGAGCCTGCTGGAAGCCACACATTGCCTTTCTCAAACAGTGGAAGGGATATGCAACCTCCAATCCCTTCAGGATACCCTCCACGATTTTTTGAT CCTCAATCAGATAATGCACCATCAACTAGCAGTAGTTCATTTGCAAATGCTCAGCCTGGTGTTGATTCCAAGTTACATTGGAATATGACGTCTAGCAGTAGATTTCGTTCTGACAGCTTTACTTCTACTACCTCAGTACAATCAGTGCCGCCTCTCCCTCCTGTGCCACCACCATTCTCTGCTTCAGTTAATCATTCATCTAAAATATTTTCTGGTTCCCAGGCTCAAGTTAGCAATCCAATAACCAATTCCGGAGCCCAGACTCATATAGCTTCCAATAACCTGAATAGCACAAATTATGGAGCTTTGTCTGTATCTGGAAATAGCTTCACATCTTATTCGTTACCTATGTTTTCACCTCCTTTATTTATAAACCGGCCTGCTTCTGTATCTGGGACATTTTTCAGTTCATCGTCGATGCAGAATATCCAAAACACATCTAGCCTTTCACAACATTTTACTGGCTCTCAGTTTGCTTTGCAGTCTGTACTACcccggccaccaccacctcaaCCACAATTGCCACGCCCTGCTCAGCAACTTGCACTGCCCAATCAACATTTGCAAACCCAATCTGATCAAGCCATACAGCTTCAGCAAAATCCTGTCCAAGTTCAGGTTAATCAATTGCAGGTTCCCCAGCAAATTCAGGTTCCACGAGTACAACTTTATTATCAAACACAACAACAGGAATCTCTCTTGCAACCCACGCAGTCAATGCTTGAGCAAGTTCAACAACCGGCTCAAAATCTCCAAGCTGAAAATTCCCAATTTCAACAAAAAGattcagggatgactttgcagcaatatttttcttctcccgaagcCATCCAG TCCTTGCTGAGTGACCGGGACAAGCTTTGCCAGCTTTTGGAGCAGCATCCAAAGTTAATGCAAATGCTTCAG GAACGACTAGGCCAACAGTAG